In Montipora capricornis isolate CH-2021 chromosome 4, ASM3666992v2, whole genome shotgun sequence, a single genomic region encodes these proteins:
- the LOC138045980 gene encoding uncharacterized protein isoform X4 encodes MSSYFFSHIHQNDGSKPRGKPAFGGHKSKSTGDKRGRGIAKPAGRTGSRDRDQFADIGVNQQRKVSHHYQRHGSDDMSRHSGRYGSPVRRVGEDSEEKKSSPAEESRKFQLTEENKTSKVISHRRDAPREKQRLTQDLARQKRLLSEDIARAELLQREQLTKKITDMFDSKKEGLGTDKSEAEVNGAGNVSRDNVSREREKESGPSMYEKCYGNYSPEYSNEHANNSSTHDESSDADCKGTALDRESLFDRFLRKESGAQEIKNIEFVNESKVEVKGINLKDTSVVNVCAESEPCEANSVSDARPELEPLKFENVTDDELAFSDGDRETVVTENNNISPNEYKLNGGSSTFLKTFSSGENGLGSASNVKCNVMEATRELRDLSPKNDLNSEENVISNLKCESCECPSEDVDVNSEEKTCKGSEMCSKRGLEPDHSNIKSSKIARLMEEPDMQCEHSSKHSHDCASQNDQVCIHENGDVEEGDDVTSTNQSEKQSLQMENQIQETSVMGGVFERNAGKRRPEMKETRSSEQAQNNSCDAEQNPETVANESELSNNEGMSDAGELSETEACVFVNRGKVKKKKRRKTKGHKGVHQSGFGSLRRKTKSHKGRSVVKDAKTTKRIKHFDSESDYEALRGKSQERNEDIELTSSSHATGDQQRESGVTETNDHCEKDCETRSLSPSEDCLPEECLEEVVTIGTVVSDNCESSQETSVFSDSQQNTLEEDAKKELGKTERKIGKTKRKNEEKERERSTPPHLISQNRYARDLPRHNWLVERLRQQNKLCTEDGQQHARDSKDEESNEENPGDDEHEEGFCSSDKDTSMENRNSPKISSEKCEIIGDPSPKLPCGDENPASTETGDFENELHRSFFRCFPPNVPRTLPRLKSSMVDSSSGNDSKPQPPPLKHGLSSKESSGMEPVPKLRKIVDEKEALHETTEEKGEISVENTETTEPRPSGVEQPRKVMSPIEILDDDDEKKKHGQDVSETNEEKLQEKDQNSISKLNDTSQKDGEKSPMKSLPRSSPDKATLFTSPKKPFGTVNPTIPGNVKDKFGRPMDMPPHRAAILIPVVPMHDGSGMPISPALSSASPHMKGFSPRTFTPHLLTHGARPVPVSGMFGSPLSPGGRYSATNCGHHIHGNMKAGIPCKRDLNCPFHGNGPRGVPPGILDIPGHHGSIHTFGGHGHDHMSAVMSRERRERDKNSCRSPLGREALGDKQVLQTPKVVKPIAHVPGKRPPLMLSHLQQIGKQPASLRELEALYEEKSQRYGSELLLSPHQPRKSPERSPREQVVPSRSLHQPLTLSDLNRRREEELLKGKVDEGLKTKSVEFLPSGLAPTPRGPSKLTTPPHSKDLSLLSPGRGHRSASISPVDKRDQIFSLRRLVEEREPAAAIMNEFLKPGPPLLRPLDEADVRQSSERQRGEEVLLTRRHVSPFSRVPSTKEAVIHPVKISEGVEIVSPRGLERLGQAGIVERDEEKGGPKSSIGNSSTMNPGVRLLEDKRKQIEEARPSSGRDEQRSRERVSPDMDHRLRLEQAAEPKARSRSLELVQLKEKESKKGLGDKDTVRISGSERERSDDIVLLMSADGNKRSRIPTELSPPLRHKLYQDRAFVPPGVAGRIDPRMDPRMFAFHELEMHRRGEAIRASEPSHRELLSRMASSLPISKGGSPIGKPLFVRPDGFFDRRAPEAGRLSSDVHRYSPPTSLSSREYGPMMNSRQAMERLAAAAGKPGSLLGEVGKDIPPHIRQDIERERERERQRLSLEQIEANRRLLHAELKDKVNPLVFSKEHQIRMEQRREHMDAMRAREKRISDRERQLFMEQRIAEEKKRRYSELESRVMRHPSHPQFGHVTDRDEYERAKRLKLAEPPISSPVSIQHSKHLSPGALHSERKEPRLSSPKNNLTHSQFRDKTSEATDSRISHPRENELIRKATNSGKLERDSIWHRSRELAVLAQGGMEHKRSNMHPSASFHGFMPPKVGPLISQREEVKGAGAKVDEDGVNRCSVCKRDASFLCSGCQAAWYCSTECQLSAWGTHSRECSQNKRQQQPVSNPLYSANTH; translated from the exons ATGTCTAGTTACTTCTTTTCGCACATTCACCAAAACGACGGATCCAAGCCGCGAGGAAAACCAGCTTTTGGTGGGCACAAATCGAAATCGACTGGAGATAAACGTGGACGAGGAATAGCAAAACCCGCGGGTCGGACGGGTTCGCGGGATCGAGACCAGTTTGCAGATATTGGCGTCAACCAACAGCGCAAAGTCTCGCATCATTATCAGCGGCATGGCAGCGACGACATGTCACGCCATTCGGGGCGTTACGGATCCCCTGTGCGGCGAGTAGGGGAAGATTCTGAAGAGAAAAAGTCATCTCCGGCTGAAGAGTCGAGAAAATTTCAACTTACGGAGGAAAATAAAACGTCTAAAGTTATTTCACACAGGCGAGACGCGCCACGAGAAAAGCAAAGACTCACGCAGGATTTAGCGCGTCAAAAACGATTGTTGAGTGAGGATATCGCTCGTGCGGAACTTTTGCAGCGCGAGCAACTGACGAAAAAAATTACTGATATGTTCGATAGCAAGAAAGAAGGCCTTGGTACGGACAAATCGGAGGCTGAAGTGAACGGAGCGGGAAATGTATCCAGGGATAACGTTAGTCGCGAGCGGGAAAAGGAGAGCGGCCCGTCGATGTACGAGAAATGTTATGGCAACTATTCCCCTGAATATAGCAATGAACATGCAAATAATTCGTCGACACACGACGAGAGTAGTGATGCGGATTGCAAAGGAACCGCTCTCGACAGAGAATCTCTATTTGATCGATTCTTGCGCAAAGAATCTGGCGctcaagaaataaaaaatattgaatttgTCAACGAAAGCAAAGTTGAGGTCAAGGGAATAAATTTGAAAGATACTTCCGTAGTGAATGTTTGTGCTGAAAGTGAACCATGCGAGGCTAATAGTGTGTCAGATGCAAGGCCGGAACTGGAACCCTTGAAGTTTGAGAATGTTACAGATGACGAGCTAGCGTTTAGTGATGGCGACAGGGAAACAGTTGtcacagaaaacaataacatCTCCCCAAATGAATATAAACTAAATGGAGGAAGCTCAACATTTTTAAAGACGTTTAGCTCAGGGGAAAATGGACTGGGTTCTGCTTCGAATGTGAAGTGTAATGTTATGGAAGCAACTCGTGAGTTAAGAGATTTATCGCCAAAAAATGATTTGAATTCTGAGGAAAACGTGATTTCCAATCTTAAATGCGAGTCTTGTGAGTGTCCCAGTGAAGATGTCGATGTAAATAGCGAGGAAAAGACATGTAAAGGAAGTGAGATGTGCAGCAAGAGAGGCCTAGAACCAGATCACAGTAATATCAAAAGTTCAAAAATTGCGCGGCTGATGGAAGAGCCCGACATGCAGTGCGAGCATTCAAGTAAACACAGTCATGACTGTGCGTCACAAAACGATCAAGTCTGTATTCACGAAAACGGTGATGTTGAGGAAGGTGACGATGTGACATCAACAAACCAGAGTGAAAAACAATCTTTGCAAATGGAAAATCAAATCCAAGAGACTTCTGTTATGGGTGGTGTTTTTGAAAGAAACGCTGGCAAGAGGAGACCTGAAATGAAAGAAACCCGTTCATCTGAACAAGCTCAAAATAATTCCTGTGATGCGGAACAAAACCCAGAGACTGTGGCTAATGAATCGGAACTGTCTAACAATGAAGGCATGTCGGATGCTGGAGAACTCAGTGAGACTGAAGCTTGTGTGTTTGTGAACCGGGGAaaagtaaagaagaagaagcgAAGGAAAACGAAAGGGCATAAAGGCGTCCATCAATCGGGTTTTGGCAGCCTGCGGCGGAAAACGAAAAGTCATAAGGGTCGTTCGGTTGTTAAGGATGCGAAAACAACGAAGCGAATCAAACATTTTGATTCGGAGAGTGATTACGAGGCATTACGTGGAAAGAGTCAAGAGCGGAATGAAGACATTGAGTTGACCTCTTCGAGTCACGCAACCGGAGATCAACAGAGAGAGAGCGGTGTTACAGAAACAAATGATCACTGTGAAAAGGACTGCGAAACACGCTCGCTGTCACCCTCTGAAGATTGTCTTCCTGAAGAATGCTTGGAAGAGGTTGTTACTATCGGAACTGTGGTATCCGATAACTGCGAGAGCAGCCAGGAGACCAGCGTGTTTTCCGACTCGCAACAAAACACTCTGGAAGAAGATGCTAAGAAGGAGCTGGGAAAGACTGAGAGAAAGATCGGGAAAACCAAAcggaaaaatgaagaaaaggaGAGAGAGAGATCCACGCCGCCTCATTTGATCAGTCAGAACCGGTACGCGCGAGATCTCCCGAGACACAACTGGCTCGTGGAAAGGCTCcgacaacaaaacaaattatgCACGGAGGACGGGCAGCAACACGCGCGGGACTCCAAAGACGAGGAAAGTAACGAAGAAAATCCCGGGGATGACGAACACGAAGAAGGTTTTTGTTCTAGTGACAAAGACACCTCAATGGAAAACAGAAACTCTCCGAAAATATCGTCTGAAAAATGTGAAATTATCGGCGACCCCTCTCCAAAACTGCCCTGTGGAGATGAAAATCCGGCGAGTACTGAAACAGGTGATTTTGAGAACGAACTTCACCGAAGTTTTTTTCGGTGTTTTCCGCCCAATGTGCCTCGAACATTGCCTCGATTAAAGTCTTCGATGGTTGACTCGAGCAGTGGGAATGATAGCAAACCACAACCGCCACCTCTGAAGCATGGGCTATCATCAAAGGAGTCTTCCGGGATGGAGCCTGTTCCCAAGCTAAGGAAGATCGTAGATGAAAAGGAAGCATTACATGAAACAACCGAAGAGAAAGGAGAAATCAGTGTAGAGAACACCGAAACTACAGAGCCACGCCCTAGTGGTGTGGAACAACCTCGGAAAGTAATGAGCCCTATCGAGATCTTAGATGACGACGACGAGAAGAAGAAACATGGTCAAGATGTATCGGAGACAAACGAAGAAAAATTACAGGAGAAAGATCAAAATTCCATCTCAAAACTTAATGACACGAGCCAAAAAGACGGAGAAAAATCACCCATGAAGTCGCTTCCACGATCCTCTCCTGACAAAGCCACGCTTTTCACCTCTCCCAAGAAGCCTTTCGGTACTGTAAATCCCACAATTCCAGGCAACGTCAAGGATAAATTCGGCCGGCCAATGGACATGCCGCCACACCGTGCCGCTATCTTAATTCCTGTGGTGCCGATGCATGATGGGAGCGGAATGCCCATCTCGCCTGCTCTCAGTTCTGCATCTCCTCACATGAAAGGCTTTTCACCCAGGACTTTCACTCCTCATCTACTTACTCACGGTGCTCGCCCAGTGCCTGTTTCAGGAATGTTTGGAAGTCCACTGTCCCCTGGAGGACGTTACTCTGCAACTAACTGTGGACATCATATACACGGTAATATGAAGGCAGGGATACCTTGCAAACGAGACCTAAACTGCCCTTTTCATGGAAACGGCCCAAGGGGTGTCCCACCGGGGATCCTAGATATCCCAGGCCATCATGGTTCAATACACACCTTTGGTGGTCATGGTCACGATCACATGTCTGCAGTTATGTCACGCGAGAGACGCGAGCGTGACAAGAATTCGTGTCGATCTCCACTCGGTAGAGAAGCACTTGGAGACAAACAAGTCCTCCAAACACCCAAAGTAGTCAAACCTATCGCGCACGTGCCAGGAAAGCGACCACCTCTGATGCTGTCGCATCTTCAGCAAATAGGAAAGCAACCGGCTTCACTGAGGGAATTGGAAGCCCTTTACGAGGAGAAATCACAACGCTATGGCTCAGAACTTTTACTTTCACCTCATCAACCTCGAAAGTCTCCAGAGAGGTCCCCACGGGAACAAGTCGTGCCTAGCAGGTCTCTACATCAGCCGCTGACGTTGTCAGATCTGAACCGTCGTAGAGAAGAAGAATTGTTGAAAGGAAAGGTTGATGAAGGGTTGAAGACCAAGTCTGTTGAATTCCTTCCTTCTGGTCTCGCTCCAACTCCCCGCGGACCGTCCAAACTGACAACCCCGCCTCATTCCAAGGATCTGAGCTTGCTTTCTCCTGGAAGGGGACACCGATCGGCTTCAATCTCTCCTGTGGATAAGAGAGATCAGATTTTTTCATTACGTCGTCTTGTTGAAGAACGAGAACCTGCTGCTGCTATTATGAACGAGTTTCTCAAGCCTGGGCCCCCTCTGTTGCGACCATTAGATGAAGCAGATGTGAGGCAGTCCTCTGAGAGACAGAGAGGGGAGGAAGTTCTGCTCACTCGACGACATGTCTCGCCATTCTCCCGAGTGCCTTCGACCAAGGAAGCTGTCATACACCCTGTGAAGATTTCGGAAGGAGTGGAAATTGTCAGCCCGCGAGGCTTAGAGCGTTTAGGACAGGCAGGGATCGTGGAGAGGGACGAAGAAAAAGGTGGTCCGAAGTCGTCCATCGGAAATTCCAGTACTATGAACCCAGGTGTTCGACTTCTTGAAGATAAAAGGAAGCAAATCGAGGAAGCGAGACCAAGTAGTGGTCGAGACGAACAACGCAGCAGAGAACGTGTTAGCCCAGATATGGATCACAGACTTCGTCTCGAACAAGCCGCGGAACCAAAGGCGAGAAGCCGAAGTTTAGAGCTTGTTCAGCTTAAGGAAAAAGAATCCAAAAAGGGACTTGGAGACAAAGACACTGTCCGGATTTCGGGCTCTGAAAGAGAACGCTCGGATGATATAGTGCTGCTAATGTCCGCCGACGGAAACAAGAGATCAAGGATTCCAACTGAGTTGTCTCCGCCACTGCGCCATAAGCTCTATCAGGATAGAGCTTTTGTCCCGCCCGGAGTTGCCGGTAGGATAGATCCTCGCATGGACCCACGAATGTTCGCCTTCCACGAGTTAGAGATGCACAGACGAGGAGAAGCTATTCGCGCATCTGAACCGTCGCATCGCGAGCTGCTGAGCCGAATGGCGTCATCCTTGCCTATAAGTAAAGGAGGCTCGCCGATTGGAAAACCACTCTTCGTCCGACCCGATGGTTTTTTTGATAGACGGGCGCCCGAGGCCGGCCGATTGTCGTCCGATGTTCACAGGTATTCTCCTCCAACGTCTCTTTCCTCCCGAGAGTATGGTCCTATGATGAATTCACGACAAGCTATGGAACGATTAGCGGCTGCAGCTGGTAAACCCGGCAGTCTGTTGGGAGAGGTTGGCAAGGACATTCCACCACACATTAGACAG GATATCGAACGCGAGCGAGAGAGGGAAAGGCAGAGATTAAGCTTAGAACAGATAGAAGCTAACAGAAGACTTCTTCATGCGGAACTCAAAGACAAAGTGAACCCACTTGTGTTTAGCAAAGAACATCAGATCAGAATGGAGCAAAGGCGAGAGCACATGGATGCAATGAGAGCTAGAGAAAAAAGGATAAGCGACCGCGAACGGCAGTTATTCATGGAACAACGAATCGCGGAAGAGAAAAAACGGCGATACAGCGAACTGGAGTCGCGCGTCATGCGTCATCCGTCGCATCCTCAGTTTGGTCACGTGACAGATCGCGATGAGTACGAGAGAGCGAAAAGGCTAAAACTTGCCGAGCCACCGATTTCGTCGCCTGTTTCCATTCAACACTCAAAGCATTTAAGTCCCGGTGCATTGCACTCGGAGAGAAAGGAGCCGCGGCTGTCGAgtcctaaaaataacttgactCATTCACAGTTTAGAGATAAAACAAGCGAAGCTACCGATTCAAGAATCAGTCATCCAAGGGAGAACGAACTGATTCGAAAGGCAACAAATAGCGGTAAACTGGAACGAGACTCTATCTGGCACCGTAGTCGCGAATTGGCTGTCCTAGCACAAGGGGGAATGGAGCACAAAAGGTCAAACATGCACCCTAGCGCTTCGTTTCACGGGTTCATGCCCCCTAAAGTTGGACCGCTGATTTCCCAGCGGGAGGAAGTTAAGGGAGCCGGTGCCAAAGTGGATGAGGATGGAGTCAATCGCTGTTCCGTTTGCAAGCGTGATGCCTCTTTCCTTTGTTCTGGGTGTCAGGCGGCCTGGTACTGCAGCACGGAATGTCAG CTGTCAGCCTGGGGAACACATAGCAGAGAATGTAGTCAGAATAAACGACAGCAGCAGCCAGTTTCCAACCCCCTGTACTCGGCAAACACACATTGA